From the genome of Bicyclus anynana chromosome 26, ilBicAnyn1.1, whole genome shotgun sequence:
tgatgcatcacaagtgtgcgagcctcgtgcagctgtgagccgcagcggtgactcactcgtgctgcagaacaagtcagtatacaacgacgctgcatgtgatgcatcacaagtgtgcgagcctcgtgcagctgtgagccgcagcggtgactcactcgtgctgcagaacaagtcagtatacaacgacgctgcatgtgatgcatcacaagtgtgcgagcctcgtgcagctgtgagccgcagcggtgactcactcgtgctgcagaacaagtcagtatacaacgacgctgcatgtgatgcatcacaagtgtgcgagcctcgtgcagctgtgaaccgcagcggtgactcactcgtgctgcagaacaagtcagtatacaaggACACTAGTGTCATGACACAACACTGCTTGTGCACTACGTCCCAGCTCAGACTCACATTCTGCTGCTGTTCCACAGGACGAGGAGTCAGAGGCTGAGCGATGAGCCTCCCCCGGCTGCAGGCTGCGCTCCGGCTGTAGGTGAGTGACAAATGACATGCACAGGAACTGTTGGTACTGTATGTATCAACATCCTTTCCTCCATTGCTGCAGGCTTCTAGTGGCAATTTCTTAAGCAAATGAGAACTGCAACACTTCATAGCCTGGCCCAGGGCTCGCACCCAGACCTTGTGAAGCCTCACAGCTCACCACTGAACTAACAAGGCTGTCTAATTGCCGTAGTATATTCACAATTtaattccaaataaataaaatacaaatagacTTTATTCTCTGACTGCTCAATACATatgttatatttaatactattacttaattCCACATATCCTATTTCTTCATTACTTACttctatgttttgtttttgtctatttgtcatGACCTGAGTTTTGGTAGTGTTCATAATGAGACCTGATTTTTGGCTTTCTGTTGCTATTTCTTTTAGTATATCTTGTAGAGTCTCTGGATTGTTGGCAAAACCAGCATCAAATCGTCCGCAAACCTTAGATGTGACAACCTGTATCCATTTATATTAATTCCTAACTCTTCCCAGTATAAGTTTCTGAATATTTCTTTGAAAACAGCTAGGAAGAGTTTCGGAGACAAAGGATCTCCTTGCTGTACTCCTTTATTTATTGTGAATTCTTTCTAATTTCACTTTTGCTGTGCTGTTGacatatatatacttattttcTGTTCCTTGATTGGCAAGAGTTttctgtaatataaatatagttgtGAGAAAGTGAGTTCAATGCCATAATGTAGTCTACAAATGCGATATAGTACGGTTTCTCAtactcattatatttttctacaactTGTTTCACTACATGTATATGGTCTACTGTCGAGAAATCAGCTCTGAAACCCACCTATTCTCTTTGTTGTTCTTTGTCTATTCGTTTGGAGAGCCGATTTAAAATGATCTtagaaaaagttttataaatcgTTGACATTTAACTTATGGGTCTATAGTTGTCAATTTTGTCTTTCTTCCCGTTTTTGTGGATTAGTACTTTGGTTGACCTTGCCCATTGTTCTGGCACAACTTCTTTGTCCAATAGTTGTTAAATAGATATGTCAGCGGTTTCAGTACAATGTCCATTTGTCCCTTCAGCAATTCACTAGTCTCTCCATCCTCTCCGGGAGCTTTATAGTTTTTATGACATTAAATGGCTTTTCTTATTTCGTTTATTAAAATAGATGGGACCTCTTCCATGTTTGGCCCCTGAATCTCAGATAACCCCTGATGAGCTATATAGTTCCCTGTAGAAGTTGGTAGCAATTTTGCTGATCAATGTTCTATTTGATGTTTCTATTTCCTTACTTCCTTTGGTTTTGCCATTCATTTTTTGTATTCAAGAATGGTTCTTAAATTTGCTCAGAgctcttttaatttttgtgttttgccaaataaaaatctttctttctttcttttctatttctcctgttttttcaatttaaaatagaatTCTGTTGAGACGTGTTTCTTTCTTATGGTTTCTTCTACTTGATATGATCTTTTTACTTATCTCTTCTATCTCTTTGGTATTCTTTTTTCTATCAGTGAACAATtttctttcatcattattaataatttcgtaAAGGGGTAGACTCGATCGAAActttacctaaataataaaacatgaaaaaataaagatttcgaATCGACAACGTATATCCGCAAAAGTCGGATTGTCGAGTATTTTGTGAAATTCTAGTAGCGCTGACACACAAATTGCAGTTTCCATAATATTTCACTGACAGCGGGTGACATCTTGAGTATTTAACATAGACCAATTGCTTATGGACCTGTATGGCATGCATATTCACCAACAAAATGTATCTGTGGAACTAGtttgtattacatttttattataaactagcggacgtccacgAATTCCCCCCTTTGAATTTCTAAACTACAAAACcgataataacaaatattaacgGAACAATCTATAAATAACTTCCGTTCTAACAGAAAATAGTAATTGACTACATTAACTCGCACTTCTTGTTAATGAACATTGTAACGTAATGACAGATACTAGCAGTAGAGCTGTTGCAAACGTTTGTCGGACTCAATTGTAAGAAGAATGTATTGTTTCAGTCGCTCCACTGTCCGCGAGACTTGCGGCAAACGACGAGAGCAAAGTGCAGGCAACTGAAGGAGCAGGTGTGATCCTGACAAGCGAACAATTCCTGGAGATTGACATTGACGAACTGGACAACCGATCGTCTCAGAGCGGCACTAAACCATATATAAATAGATCCACAAATTGTGTAGTACAGTTAAACAATATATTCAAGAAACCCAACAAAGCTGTAGTAGATGAGAATTCACGCTCGAGAACCCACACTGCTGCCAAACGTTACTCTTGTGACTTATGTCATTATAAAACTGGATATAAAGGTAACTTGTTAAAGCACActagaacccacactggtgaaaagccattttcatGTGATACATGCAATTACACAAGTGCacaaaaaagtcatttattacAGCACATAACAACCcatactggtgaaaagccattttcctgtgatATCTGCAGTTATAAATTTGCacgaaaatgtaatttattaaagcATATTAAAACTCACACcggtgaaaagccattttcctgtcATATATGCAACAATAATTTTGCACAAAAAAGTACTTTACTTCAGCATATTAGAACTCACACgggtgaaaagccattttcctgtgaaatatgcaattacaaatttgcacaaaaaagtcatttattacTGCACATAACAACCCATACTGGTGACAAGCCATATTCCTGTGATATCTGCAGTTATAAATTTGCacgaaaatgtaatttattacagcatattaaaaatcacactggtgaaaagccattttcctgtgagatATGTAATTACAAATGTGCACAAGAAGGagatttattaaaacacaagatgactcacactggtgaaaagccattttcctgtcAGATATGCAACAATAAATTTGCACAAAAAAGTACTTTACTTCAGCATATTAGAACTCACACgggtgaaaagccattttcctgtgagatatgcaatcATAAATTTGCACAAAGGGGTCACTTATATAATCATATTAAAAGTCACACTGGTAAAAAGGCATTTCCTTGTGAAATATGCAATAAAGAATTTAccacaaaatgtaatttattaaagcATATtaaaactcacactggtgaaaagccattttcctgtcATATATGCAACAATAAATTTGCACAAAAATGTACTTTAGTTaagcatattaaaacccacactggcgaaaagccgttttcctgtgagatatgcaactataaatttgcacaaaaaagtcatttattacGACATATTAAATCTCTTACTTGTGcaaagccattttcctgtgatATATGCAACAAAAAATTtgccttaaaaaatattttattgcagcATTTTAAAACCCACACTCATGAAATGCTATTTTCCTGTAATATCTGCAGTTATAAATTTGCACGAAAAGGTactttattacagcatattaaaactcacactggtgaaaagccattttcctgtgagtTATGCAATAAGAAATTTGCACGAAAAGGCGATTTATCAATACACAATGTGatccacactggtgaaaagccattttcctgtgaaaTATGCAATAAGAAATTTGCCTTAAAAAGGACTTTATTACGGCATACTAAAATCCACACTGGTAAAAAGCCACTTTCTTTTTAgatatgtaataatatatttgcaCAATATAGTACTGTAGTTCAGCATATTAAAACTCACACTGGTAAAAAGCTATTTTCCTGTGAGATTTGCAATCATAAATTGCTCGAAGAAGttggttattaaataatattaaaaccctCACAAGTGAAAAGCCCCATAGTTGTGAGATATGCAACTATAAATTTGCACAGAAAAGAGATTTATCAAGACATAACTTAAACCACACTGGTGGAAGGCCATTTTCCCGTAATATAAATGATGCAGTTTATAAATGTGCACTAGAGGATAATTTGTTAAAACATATGAGAACCCAcaagcaatggggatgatgactaggtttgaatatattgatttttatgatgcattcgggtaaataaggtcaatgttaacaaatatatatataaaaagccaagattgtctggatatttgcaaaataattaagattataaaatttcaaaatctaataaaaatcttttatcgtaattagatgaatattcatacagttttagcttctttacattaaatgtaacattttttcatattggaactataaaaataaactataaaaagatattagtaattttgtttgaacgcccatacaaatgtaacgatcattatgacctacgacgtcattaaattgtaccattttgtatggagcgtttttcagggatccacactgaccctttaaatccctgtagctccgaaagtaatgatcgcagataccctgttacttttacaaaatttctttactattagcatactcttaattaatatacaagaaGTAAGTAAGAAATAATGATGCAATATATATGTGATCTAAGTTTTCCAGAGCCTAAGGTTGCAtgatagatggcgctactaagcgataaggtcTAAATACTTTGTCATATATTTCtgttatatttgtattgtaatttttgttgtgtacaaataatagtaaataaataaagttgggCACAGAAAATCagtcttattttatctatactaatattataaagctgaagagtttgtttgtttgtttgtttgtttgattgaacgcgctaatgtcaggtactactggtccgatttgaaaaattctttcagtgttagatagcccatttatcgaggaaggctataggctatatattatcccggtattcctacgggaacgggaaccacgcgagtgaaaccgcgccgcgtcagctagtttatacataaatttacttatccatactaatattttaaatgcgaaagtctgtctgtctgttaccttttcacagctaaacggctgaaccgatcaagatgattttttgtataatgataAATGAGACCATAGAGCAGAACactttacttttcatccctaAAATAAAGAGAGAAGggcgtgaaataggggttgaaagtttgtatggaaaataggATATAATAGAAACCCAAACCCGGTTttgaggttgaattttaaaatttcttaaatcaaatcataatttctattttttttttcataatttatgcacaatggggatgatgactaggtttgattatatggatttttatagtaatttcgggtaaataaggtaaatgttaactaatttatacataaaaagcaaagaatgactggatattttcaaaataaataatattataaattttatcttttatcgtaattagataaaaattcatacagttttagcttcctaacattaaacgtgacattttttaatatatgaactataaacataaacgcagaaataacaaagatattagtaattttgtttgaacgcccatacaaatctaacgatcattaattgcctacgacgtcattaattcgtaccattttgtatggggcgtttttcaggcatccgcggcagcgccgcaaatctgaccctttaaatccctgtagctccgaaagtaatgatcgcagataccctgttacttttacaaaattgctttactattaacatactcttaatttatatacgatttaaaaaacagtcatcatccctatattaatatacagggtgctcgggagcgtttcccataactctaagattatattattattcagtTCAATCCATACCCAAACATGAATTTTTTGACGatatccgtggcgcagtggtatgcgcggtggatttacaagctggaggtcctgggttcgatccccggctggactgattgaggttttcttaattggtccaggtctggctggtgggaggcttcggccgtggctagttaccatcctactggcaaagacgtaccgccaagcgatttggtgttccggtacgatgccgtgtaaaaaagccgaaaggagtgtggattttcatcctcctaacaagttagcccgcttccatcttagactgcatcatcacttaccatcaggtgagattatagtcaagggttaacttgtaaagcataaaacAAGGTAGCTGCTGTAAATCGTCGacgagttccctcgtctgtgtttcggctccatcatcagaccgactccagaccttcatcaagctgtagtgctttaaaatactcaaTGAAAAACTTAAGAAACGTATTGGCTGCCgctacaatttttgaaagtgcccctcgatttctccaggattccatcatcagacccttgaCTTTGTACCACCCTCGGATTACCTCCgttccaacaaaaaaagaattagcaaaATCCATCTGTAAACGACAaagttatgcgcgaacacataaatatgtattcggtcgaattgagaaacctcctcctttttttgaagtcggttaaaaaaaatcggctcactgctaagatCGAGTGTCCTcctagaatgagaggggttaggccagtggCGTAGCCTGGGTGGGGGGGCGACCCATCGCCGGTGAAGCGGGTTGAGATCATTGATCCATTCATTTCATTTGTCAGAACGTCTGACATGTCAAAAAAGGGTCATGTGTGCAATTCACACGTGATAGAAATGaaaccaaaattttaaaattttaaattataaaattttaggtTCAATAaaggaagaattttttttagtacggatagatattttgtacataaacaaaatttaatgattacgtattttttttcttttttttttttaactcgtgTTCGATATAAACACAGCTTATTAATTTAGCAAACCAACACAGTATCAATAATGTTCGTTTACCCCCTTACCAGGTTAGGTTAACCACCAACACCACCACCTAATTCACAATGTTAACGACActtatattattgaaataatgatgatggtgatgatgatgatgatgatgatgatgatcaagatGACGAAAAAAGCAATGACTATCATGTTAGTATAGCTTTCTTCGATATCActtttgaagtttatttttttctaaaggtgaaatcaattttcattttaagaatGGAATTTTAGTTTGGTTTGTTGAAAAACAGCAGAAAAAAAGGTTTGTGACAACTGAAATTTCAAAAGTGACTGACAAATGGAACTGGATTTAAACATTTCAGAATTCTACGGAACTAATAAACAGGctgtaaatagaaatatttaattcaaaaagaTGTACGAAGTGTACTTTTTATCATACCTATTTCTATGCGGAATAATATGGATTTTTCTCCCCGAATCCGGGGATTTCACTTTGATATTCAGGGAATTTGGAATACAGATATTGTAACACTGTTTTAGTCTTCTCTTTAGAGTTTTGACTCAAAAATACTTGAACTCAGAACCGTAAATCCAGTATAAACCATGCAGTCTTAAAAAGCTCTAGACGTCAACTTATCTGTCAAAGTGTCAATTAGAATTATGGCATTTGACGTTTATGATTTTGGCGTCTGTGTATGTAATTCTGTGTAtgagattattaattttaaagtaaatttacaAGGTTTACACGGACTTTTAATTAATCCGTAGAAATTGGGAAACACATTACATAAAACAGAAAGCAAGAAAAGTATCTCGgagtttaaaaaagtaaatctaTCACAGATACTTATCTCGTGTAACGTGAAGTGTTTCATGAATTTTGTAGTAAATACTATAAACTTGTTAACCTGATCTTAGGTGTTCCCTCATAACGGTGAAGTCTACGCAAAAAGCAGTATCAGTTGAGGACTATTGTATTCGTGACGAAGAACTACACACCAACAATGCGTTGCTGCGCGCCTTTCTGCGAAAATACTTCAGACAATGTGTCGACATCCGAGAGAACGGGAATTACCTTTCATGCGTGAGTAGAATTATTTATTGCGTGTATTTCATCATTCTCACAGAAACCTTTACAATGCTTTAAAGCGTCTCCCAGTCCAGAAAATTAGCCTCCTGGTGAACATCTTGAATATACTCCTAGACCGTGACTTCTTTCCATGGGTCTGGGTAGACGTCACGGCCATTTGCATCCACAAGCCGGGTAAGCCAAGCCGGGATATTCAATTGTGTAGTAAgcttgtgtatgtgtgtataggTATAGTTGTGTGTACCATGAATGTTGATCTCCAGAGTACCCAGTGAAGGCAATCTCCGTACTGCTTGGCTCAGAGCCCTCGGCACACAAGACCATCACCTGCCCGACCCTGCTGTGGTCTGCTCCCAGCACTTTCTGGACGACGACTTTTGTACAACAGAGAGTTGTGTGAGGCAGATTCACTCTCATGCTATTCCTTCAACAGTGCAGGTCagtttgttgtgtttttatttgtgaatttagATCAAGGAAGTGCTAAGACATACTTATAGCAGCATTACTCACATGCAAGTAGTAATGTAGAAGTAACTGTTGGTATATTTACAgatgtgcatgatatgcctGGACACTGGCAGCAAGCTGTCTCTAATGAGTAAACACAAGTTGGAGGAGGCATATGAACAGCTAACTGGACTGTCTGTGAGTTGACAATCAAATTGTACTAATTGAAACTGTAAAGGGATATAAAACATAGGTCAACATTTGTCtcactttttctttttatcactCATAATTGTGTGcagttgtttcagttgtgtCGTCGAGGAAACCTGAAGCAAACACTCTGTGTGCTGTGTGCTCAGAGATTGATTAACTTCAGGAGATTTAGAGACTTGAGCTTGAGAGCCCATTCACTGATGACAGACTTAGTTGAACAACATGAATTAGTGAGTACTcagtattaataattaatgtcttGTTACCTTACTTGAGGAGTTGATTGTTTggtgttaacattgaccttgtttCAGAATACTATACAACACAAAGAATTGATGAACTGCACAACTGCACATCTGAAGTGTAATTTGACACAAACAACATTAGGAGCTAACCATTGTGACTTGTACATAGATCACACTGATGAAGAGGAGCAGACAGCAGCAGAGGAATCTGTAGTGGGAGATGTTGCAACAGTTGTGGTAAAGAAAGAACGCAGTTCTGACTCCATTTTGAGTGATGATAACTTGGAATTGGCACAAGAAGATCACTGTGTATCCAAGAAAGAATACACTATAAGCATCAAGTTAGAAGAGGATCCACTGGCTGAGGCTGTGAGTGACGCTCTACATAGAAGAGCAGCAACTTCCTGCACTGCAGTTGCAAAACATGAGATTGAAATAAAGTGTGAAAGTGTTACCTTTGGATGCACCATTTGTTTCCAGGAGTTTGTGGAAGAGAATGAATACTACGAACATATGATCATACATATCCAGGTGAGACTGTTGTGCACTTCTTGACGGAGGTGGTATATGGCCTCTGCATATCTGTCATACAATGTCTGTCCATCTGTGGACTGACAGACGTGTGAATAAGTTTTGTATTTAGCAGGACGCTGGCggcgacgctgcatgtgatgcatcacaagtgtgcgagcctcgtgcagctgtgagccgcagcggtgactcacttgtgctgcagaacaagtcagtatacaaggACACTAGTGTCATGACACAACACTGCTTGTGCACTACGTCCCAGCTCAGACTCACATTCTGCTGCTGTTCCACAGGACAGGGAGTCAGAGGCTGAGCGATGAGCCTCCCCTGGCTGCAGGCTGCGCTCCGGCTGTAGGTGAGTGACACATGACTTGACCCTCTAACATTGTTGACAATGTAAAATGTGTACCAAAATGATTGTTGTAGCAAACTACACATGATATAGTACATATTTTTTGGATTCAATTCGAATGTgattggtgactttggttcaattctttgatGTGTAGCTTGAAAGCGttatgctgcttgtcgcgtttgTGATTTTGTCCTA
Proteins encoded in this window:
- the LOC112055843 gene encoding zinc finger protein 84-like isoform X8, producing the protein MRCCAPFCENTSDNVSTSERTGITFHAVPSEGNLRTAWLRALGTQDHHLPDPAVVCSQHFLDDDFCTTESCVRQIHSHAIPSTVQMCMICLDTGSKLSLMSKHKLEEAYEQLTGLSLCRRGNLKQTLCVLCAQRLINFRRFRDLSLRAHSLMTDLVEQHELNTIQHKELMNCTTAHLKCNLTQTTLGANHCDLYIDHTDEEEQTAAEESVVGDVATVVVKKERSSDSILSDDNLELAQEDHCVSKKEYTISIKLEEDPLAEAVSDALHRRAATSCTAVAKHEIEIKCESVTFGCTICFQEFVEENEYYEHMIIHIQQDAGGDAACDASQVCEPRAAVSRSGDSLVLQNKTGSQRLSDEPPLAAGCAPAVVAPLSARLAANDESKVQTTEEVGAILTSEQILETDIGELDNRLSQSDTEPNTDINRFSYKCGRNIDLLNHIKTHTGEKPFSCDICGYKCAHKCHLLRHIKTHTGEKAFSCELCNFKCVQKSTLRQHIKTHTGQKPYSCELCNYKCALKGNLLRHNKIHTGEKSFSCELCDYKCAQKGTLLQHIKTHTGQKPYSCEICNYKCARKGTLLQHNITHTGEKPHSCELCNYKCARKGTLLRHIKTHTGEKPHSCELCNYKCAQKGALLRHIKTHTGVKPEICNY
- the LOC112055843 gene encoding zinc finger protein 569-like isoform X9, with protein sequence MRCCAPFCENTSDNVSTSERTGITFHAVPSEGNLRTAWLRALGTQDHHLPDPAVVCSQHFLDDDFCTTESCVRQIHSHAIPSTVQMCMICLDTGSKLSLMSKHKLEEAYEQLTGLSLFQLCRRGNLKQTLCVLCAQRLINFRRFRDLSLRAHSLMTDLVEQHELNTIQHKELMNCTTAHLKCNLTQTTLGANHCDLYIDHTDEEEQTAAEESVVGDVATVVVKKERSSDSILSDDNLELAQEDHCVSKKEYTISIKLEEDPLAEAVSDALHRRAATSCTAVAKHEIEIKCESVTFGCTICFQEFVEENEYYEHMIIHIQQDAGGDAACDASQVCEPRAAVSRSGDSLVLQNKTGSQRLSDEPPLAAGCAPAVVAPLSARLAANDESKVQATEEAGAILTSQQILETDIDELDNRSSHSGTKLYTDIYRLTNCVVQLYDIFKKPKLTVQDKNPSVRTHTGAKPYSYEMCNYKTARSGNFISHMRIHTGEKPYSCEMCNYKTAHSGNFVSHMRTHTGEKPFSCEICSFKCARKNNLTRHNMTHTGEKPFACKICSYKFAQKNHLLQHMKIHTGEKPFCCDICNYKFSQKHNLVKHMRTHKSSCVK
- the LOC112055843 gene encoding zinc finger protein 84-like isoform X6 → MRCCAPFCENTSDNVSTSERTGITFHAVPSEGNLRTAWLRALGTQDHHLPDPAVVCSQHFLDDDFCTTESCVRQIHSHAIPSTVQMCMICLDTGSKLSLMSKHKLEEAYEQLTGLSLFQLCRRGNLKQTLCVLCAQRLINFRRFRDLSLRAHSLMTDLVEQHELNTIQHKELMNCTTAHLKCNLTQTTLGANHCDLYIDHTDEEEQTAAEESVVGDVATVVVKKERSSDSILSDDNLELAQEDHCVSKKEYTISIKLEEDPLAEAVSDALHRRAATSCTAVAKHEIEIKCESVTFGCTICFQEFVEENEYYEHMIIHIQDAGGDAACDASQVCEPRAAVSRSGDSLVLQNKTGSQRLSDEPPLAAGCAPAVVAPLSARLAANDESKVQTTEEVGAILTSEQILETDIGELDNRLSQSDTEPNTDINRFSYKCGRNIDLLNHIKTHTGEKPFSCDICGYKCAHKCHLLRHIKTHTGEKAFSCELCNFKCVQKSTLRQHIKTHTGQKPYSCELCNYKCALKGNLLRHNKIHTGEKSFSCELCDYKCAQKGTLLQHIKTHTGQKPYSCEICNYKCARKGTLLQHNITHTGEKPHSCELCNYKCARKGTLLRHIKTHTGEKPHSCELCNYKCAQKGALLRHIKTHTGVKPEICNY
- the LOC112055843 gene encoding zinc finger protein 84-like isoform X4; protein product: MRCCAPFCENTSDNVSTSERTGITFHAVPSEGNLRTAWLRALGTQDHHLPDPAVVCSQHFLDDDFCTTESCVRQIHSHAIPSTVQMCMICLDTGSKLSLMSKHKLEEAYEQLTGLSLFQLCRRGNLKQTLCVLCAQRLINFRRFRDLSLRAHSLMTDLVEQHELNTIQHKELMNCTTAHLKCNLTQTTLGANHCDLYIDHTDEEEQTAAEESVVGDVATVVVKKERSSDSILSDDNLELAQEDHCVSKKEYTISIKLEEDPLAEAVSDALHRRAATSCTAVAKHEIEIKCESVTFGCTICFQEFVEENEYYEHMIIHIQQDAGGDAACDASQVCEPRAAVSRSGDSLVLQNKTGSQRLSDEPPLAAGCAPAVVAPLSARLAANDESKVQTTEEVGAILTSEQILETDIGELDNRLSQSDTEPNTDINRFSYKCGRNIDLLNHIKTHTGEKPFSCDICGYKCAHKCHLLRHIKTHTGEKAFSCELCNFKCVQKSTLRQHIKTHTGQKPYSCELCNYKCALKGNLLRHNKIHTGEKSFSCELCDYKCAQKGTLLQHIKTHTGQKPYSCEICNYKCARKGTLLQHNITHTGEKPHSCELCNYKCARKGTLLRHIKTHTGEKPHSCELCNYKCAQKGALLRHIKTHTGVKPEICNY